The DNA segment GCATAGGGTAAAAATATGGGTTAttgatatttaaaattaaatttataatggGATATTGTTATTACTCAAAGTATGTAAAATATATGACACATAATTTACTATATGATCAACCTGTtttttacaaataaataaaaaaaaataaataaagaaaaatagaaatgacCTTCTCCATAATATTAGTAACTTTAACGGTTTTATGAATCGTAAATATACAATCAAAAATATACTGTGTAGATTTTGATGcataatatcttaaaataactaTGTTAAATTAACTGCTTAGATTTTGTATATGTGTTTCAATTCGATGTAAcctatttgtttctgtttcgCCGGATCCTCGGAATGTACTCTCCAATTGCCCAAGTTTTTTGAGTTGTTCTAAtacattattattaaataatgtttatattttttgttcggTATAACTAAAGCTATTAGAATTTTGGAAAGCTAAATCTTTTTATTGATTTGGAAAATAATAGATTCTTAAACAGATTATGTATTGTGCAATATATAGTTGAGATACGATTGTGATAAAATCAGCAGACTGAAATGGGTGGTGAAGTTTCCAAGTTATGTACATTCTGTTTCTGTTGCGTTTCGGAGCGGCCAGAAGAATCCAATCGGTAAAACTTATAGCTTTGATCTACAAAGGGAAACTTGATAACCACAGACGTATTGCTGTCAAAAGGTTTAACAGGAAAGCTTGGCCTGATTCTCGTCAGTTTCTGGtaatttgcttctttttttttttttaaaaagaaaaaaaaaagcaatataTGTTGTTGAATATTTTaggtgtttttttcttttctttccaaTAGGAGGAAGCTAAAGCTGTTGGTCAGTTAAGGAACTATAGGATGGCAAATCTGCTTGGATGTTGCTATGAAGGTGAAGAGAGACTTCTTGTTGCTGAGTTTATGCCCAACGAGACTTTGGCTAAGCATCTTTTCCACTGTAAGATAATGACCAGCTCTCTTCTCTGGTTACTTCAAAGCTTGTGTAAGACGCAAACTGTTGATATATGTTTCAGGGGAGTCACAACCGATGAAGTGGGCTATGCGACTAAGAGTAGCTTTACATATAGCTCAAGCTTTGGAGTACTGTATATATGCTTAAACACTTGCGAATCagtgcgtgtgtgtgtgtttccTCAGGTCGTGTGACACCAGAAAGTGTGATGTACAGTTATGGAACTCTGTTGCTTGATCTTCTTAGTGGAAAACACATTCCTCCAAGCCATGTAAGCTTTAAGATACTAAATCATTCACTCTCTACCAAATCATTTCCGGAGAAAAGTGTATCTTTGTAAGTAAAACTTTACTTGTACTGTGTATTCGTAGGCGCTGGACCTCATACGGGACAGGAACATTCAAATGTTGATCGATTCATGCTTGGAGGGTCAATTTTCAAGTGATGCTTGCAGTATGAGCCTCGTGAACGGCCTAACCCAAAATCTCTAGTCACTGCAATGATTCCTCTGCAGAAGGATCTTGAGGTATGTATGTTTTTACAACCACCCACCCTTCTTTTGTCTTTCTCAAGCTCTTGTATTCTTTTGGCTGATACGTTTTGTGCATACCAAGCAGTGCCACAACAACGCCTCTTTCACCACTTGGAGAAGCATGCCTAAGAACTGATCTAACTGCCATCCATGAGATTATTGAGAAACTTGGATATAAAGATGATGAGGGAGCAGCCACAGAGGTTACTTTCTTTAATCATTCTCGTAATTGTCTCTCATTGCAAGTCCATGGTACCTTGGTTACATTCTTTGATTCTTATTGTAATGTGATCACCTTTTGGGCTTGTTTGTTGCTTTGTTTTTCTGCAAAATTTGCAGCTATCTTTCCAGATGTGGACCAACCAGATGCAGGATTCACTCAACTTCAAGAAAAAGGGTGATGTTGCTTTCCGGCATAAAGACTTTGCAAATGCTATTCTCAGGTGAGTGTTTGAGGTTTTCAGATAAAAGTTAGTGAGTAAATCACAGACACTAGTCCTATCACAGTTTCGgatcataaatttttatttttatttttttttgttattgacaGTTTATCGAGGGTGGGACAATGGTTTCACCAACTGTTTATGCAAGGAGAAGTCTGTGTCACCTGATGAATGATATGCCCCAAGAGGCATTGAATGATGCAGTGCAATCCCAAGTGATATCTACTGCTTGGCATATCACATCTTATCTTCAAGCTGTATCTCTTTCAGCTCTAGGACAAGAGAACGAAGGTCATGCTGCTCTTAAAGACGGATCAATGCTGGAAAGCAAAAGAAACGCTCTATGATGATGGTAACAAAAGCACCAAGAGGAAAGCAAAAGAGCAAACAGAGGGATTGTTTATCTTCTGACATTGACCCAAACACCCCCCATAGGCTTTGCAGCATAAGATCAAAACCCACCATCACCTTCATAAGTAGATAGGAGCTATCACACAGCTCTGTGTGCATCCTCATCATTATCATCACTGGTTcttcttcctttctttttttcttctaaatactGGATGATGCATTCATTTGGTTTTGTACGGCAAATTGGACTCTTGTTGTGTGTTTCGGTTACTGGCATATGATCATTTCCTTATTATACAGAAGATAAAGTTGCATACTTTAAATCTTTGATGGGGATTGGGAATATGTGTGATTGCGGATTTGCTTTGATGGGTTCCATTATTTGTAATCGGTGTTTTATGTATAGAGAGCACTTTGTATTTTGACTTGATGATCTTTTGAATTTTGCATATCAGAAATGTTATTGTTTCCCATCTGTGCTTGACTTTTTCTTCTTCGGATCTCAATATCCCATACATACCCACAAACACAAGCATTTACTTCATAGTTACCGTAAGAAGCTAAATAGTGTTTATGCTAAGTAGTTGGTGGAATTTGAAATAAAACTAGAAAGGGCCCTGTTGAGAATCAAGATCCCTTTGGTCGCCATTGATAAGCTTCAAGAACCACTAGCTTGAGCTTGAAACAGAACACACTCATGTAACCCGGTTCACCATGTTAATAACGGGTACATCCGGTTAAGACCTTGTGGTCCCCAAGTTCGACTGATCGGCTGGAAACCGACTCCGGCGTGGCTGTACAAGAGGTTCGCTCACCACCGATTACAACCCACTCGGattacaagaagaagaagacccaagaagagagaagaacaGAGAAACCCCAAATCCAAACTGCTTATGAGCTTAGTCAATCACACAGTTTCCACTATGGTTCCTGTCACAACCATCAGCCTGTTAAAGTGATTGAGAAACTTAACCTTCCCTTCCTGCAACTTGATTCTGTGCTAGCTGTTTGATCTCGTCATGTGCACTGACATTAGAACAAACTCCCTTGAATCATATGCAGTACATCCCTGAATCATACATGCTTCAGTCTGAAACAATCCCTGACTCAAACCTGCAAACCTGAGACTGTATTTACATTGACTTTCTTGAACTTCAAGCATCAATCTTCTCCGTTGCTGTTACCAACAAGACACGCCGCCTAGCTCCACCTTGCTAGGAAGACTTTCGAAAACAGATATCTTTGCTTAACCTTGTTCAAACCCTTCTGCATCAGCAGAACCGTCGCACCAAGAAACTAAACCACCGCCGTCAGCTTCTTTAAACCAGTCTCACATCCCCAAACCTATGGATTTCCTGAAACTTCTCTTTACAGCCTTGTGTGCTTCACTCTAGAACCTTTGAAGCCATTTCCTTTGCTGTACACCACTCTGCAACACTTCTTTACGTTTTGCAGCCATTCATCAGTACACCTTTAACATGTCATTACCACTGATGGATCATTCTTCACTTTACTTTCTGCAAATGTAGCTTCCTGAAACAAACTGAATTATGAAAAACTAGACACACGACACCTCAGGTCCTTGTCTTTGAATACAGCTTCCTTTTACTTGTGTTTGCATCATTCTCAGATCCCCTTTTAAGTAACATCATTCGCCCTTGGATCTCTGTTTGCTACACACATCTACTCAGCCATCTGTTTTACCATTCAGCCTTGACTCCACCTGTCCTTTACTGAATGAAAACATAAAACCCTTCACAACTTCACCTCGCCATGAACCTTTTAGACACCAAACCCTTGTCTAATTATCTGAGTAAACAGACCAGCACCAGCAGCTTGCAGTCCACTGCTTGTACCTTTTAAACCATATCTCTCATCAACTGATGTTGTGATGCTCATGAGATAGTTCTTTACAGTTTCTTTCACATCAAACTCGAGATCAAGATGTGTTTCTTCAACTGTAACAgactgataccactcaaattaccctaaggagtgttactctcatcaaaagaggttcagatgtagtacttagggatcgaatccataaggagctagggaacactTAAatatagtgtttattaattc comes from the Brassica rapa cultivar Chiifu-401-42 chromosome A01, CAAS_Brap_v3.01, whole genome shotgun sequence genome and includes:
- the LOC103848793 gene encoding LOW QUALITY PROTEIN: serine/threonine-protein kinase BSK7 (The sequence of the model RefSeq protein was modified relative to this genomic sequence to represent the inferred CDS: inserted 3 bases in 2 codons), with the translated sequence MYILFLLRFGAARRIQSVKLIALIYKGKLDNHRRIAVKRFNRKAWPDSRQFLEEAKAVGQLRNYRMANLLGCCYEGEERLLVAEFMPNETLAKHLFHWESQPMKWAMRLRVALHIAQALEYCIXMLKHLRISACVCVSSGRVTPESVMYSYGTLLLDLLSGKHIPPSHALDLIRDRNIQMLIDSCLEGQFSSXCLQYEPRERPNPKSLVTAMIPLQKDLEVCMFLQPPTLLLSFSSSCILLADTFCAYQAVPQQRLFHHLEKHA
- the LOC117126887 gene encoding serine/threonine-protein kinase BSK7, whose amino-acid sequence is MMREQPQRLLSLIILVIVSHCKSMLSFQMWTNQMQDSLNFKKKGDVAFRHKDFANAILRRSLCHLMNDMPQEALNDAVQSQVISTAWHITSYLQAVSLSALGQENEGHAALKDGSMLESKRNAL